Proteins co-encoded in one Nonomuraea helvata genomic window:
- a CDS encoding benzoate/H(+) symporter BenE family transporter, translating into MRVQAVMAGLVSAVVGYASSFTVVLAGLRAVGATPGQAASGLLALCCGVGAVAIFLGLRYRMPISIAWSTPGAALLVATGPVPGGFPAVVGAFIVCAGLIVLAGLSPWPARAIAAIPRPIAGAMLAGVILSLCTAPVRAVVDVPLLAVPVVLTWAVLQRYLRQWAVPGALVVAVIAIAVHGTGNGLPAAALRPAIELTTPTLNPSVVVSIAIPLFLVTMAAQNVPGMAVMATYGYRPPLRPVLVATGLASAAAAPFGGHAVNLAAITAALTAGPDTHPDPGRRWIATVALGAGQLTLGLGAGLAMALVLLSPPVLVTAVAGLALLSALGSSLAGAVTEPEGREAAVVTFVVTASGMTILGIGAAFWGLVAGGLTALLLHRRPPSEQRSPSTAEAGAEGPEGRTEVMSATTDKGAS; encoded by the coding sequence GTGCGGGTTCAGGCCGTCATGGCGGGGCTGGTCAGCGCGGTGGTCGGCTACGCCAGTTCGTTCACCGTCGTGCTCGCCGGGCTGCGTGCCGTCGGGGCGACGCCGGGACAGGCCGCGTCCGGGCTGCTCGCCCTCTGCTGCGGCGTCGGGGCGGTGGCGATCTTCCTTGGGCTGCGGTACCGCATGCCGATCAGCATCGCCTGGTCCACCCCCGGCGCGGCGCTGCTGGTGGCGACCGGTCCCGTGCCCGGCGGCTTCCCGGCCGTGGTCGGCGCGTTCATCGTCTGCGCCGGGCTCATCGTCCTCGCCGGCCTGTCACCCTGGCCGGCCCGGGCGATCGCCGCCATCCCGCGCCCGATCGCCGGTGCCATGCTGGCGGGCGTCATCCTCAGCCTGTGCACCGCACCGGTCCGCGCCGTCGTCGACGTCCCGCTGCTGGCCGTGCCCGTCGTCCTGACCTGGGCGGTGTTGCAGCGGTATCTCCGGCAGTGGGCCGTTCCCGGCGCGCTCGTCGTGGCGGTCATCGCCATCGCGGTGCACGGGACCGGCAACGGCCTGCCCGCCGCGGCGCTGCGGCCGGCGATCGAGCTGACCACCCCGACGCTGAACCCGTCCGTCGTGGTGAGCATCGCCATCCCGCTGTTTCTCGTCACCATGGCCGCGCAGAACGTCCCCGGTATGGCGGTCATGGCGACGTACGGGTACCGGCCGCCCCTGCGCCCGGTCCTCGTCGCGACCGGCCTGGCGAGCGCGGCGGCGGCGCCGTTCGGCGGTCACGCCGTCAACCTGGCCGCGATCACCGCGGCGCTGACCGCCGGCCCGGACACCCACCCTGACCCCGGCCGCCGGTGGATCGCGACCGTGGCCCTCGGCGCCGGGCAGCTGACGCTCGGCCTCGGCGCCGGCCTGGCCATGGCTCTGGTGCTGCTGTCCCCACCCGTGCTGGTCACCGCGGTGGCCGGCCTCGCGCTGCTGTCGGCGCTCGGCTCGTCGCTGGCCGGTGCGGTGACCGAGCCGGAGGGCCGGGAGGCCGCGGTGGTCACTTTCGTGGTCACCGCGTCGGGGATGACGATCCTGGGCATCGGCGCGGCGTTCTGGGGCCTGGTCGCGGGCGGCCTGACCGCACTCCTGCTGCACAGGCGACCACCGTCGGAACAGCGATCGCCATCCACCGCGGAAGCCGGGGCGGAAGGTCCCGAGGGCCGGACGGAGGTCATGTCCGCCACCACGGACAAGGGCGCCTCGTGA